The Babylonia areolata isolate BAREFJ2019XMU chromosome 22, ASM4173473v1, whole genome shotgun sequence genome contains a region encoding:
- the LOC143296927 gene encoding LOW QUALITY PROTEIN: cartilage oligomeric matrix protein-like (The sequence of the model RefSeq protein was modified relative to this genomic sequence to represent the inferred CDS: inserted 1 base in 1 codon): protein MRSTDRREYQLAFPTRALHQDDVKRFLLHFYDLHLPSNSVRLFVDCEDMGVDRTEIPIRSILAGRVNARQTPSFKFHVQTTLPQLLMSQGCARESYERPTTTPAPRLELPAWASKRRVRPERPEPDRRERPTPSGYGDNMKGRPQGIPESSASQTPDMTDFSSVFGSGSDPNTVMLAALRDLTATIRQLRQDFYAQTRETRELRQTLATCDLCKGKKQRCESNPCFQGVRCVDTEEGFRCGACPPGYYGDGVRCERHTTCADKPCFPGVACQDTERGYRCGACPAGMTGDGTRGGCRSLSPSCADNPCFPGVECRDTASGAICGACPTGYTGNGTVCEDIDECLYSRPCDRLATCRNLSPGFTCTACPPGYTSDRVQGVGIEEAQRQKQVCEDIDECAENNGGCVENSHCHNTLGSFKCGDCLDGYQGDQNGGCSMQGNLCPDGKTRCSEHAKCVRRPGRRGYSCQCNVGYAGDGKLCYRDTDLDGIPDEELPCSDRRCKKDNCVHVPNSGQEDADGDGIGNACDDDMDNDGIVNSPDNCPLVPNPDQIDTEAEPDAQGDACDNCPTVPNPDQTDTDHDGXGDNCDPDIDNDAIPNEEDNCVRTVNPGQSDIDGDGVGDACDNCVYVPNENQFDSDNDLVGDVCDTNDDIDKDGIQNNFDNCEVKPNPDQLDTDKDGQGDVCDEDDDNDGIPDVDDNCVLLANPDQLDSDGDGRGDVCQDDYDGDGHDDLYDVCPDNGEIFATDFRAFQTVILDPEGDSQIDPNWIVLNQGAEIVQTMNSDPGIAISYNAFSGVDFSGTFFINTEVDDDYAGFIFSYQDSSSFYVVMWKKNTQTYWHPTPFRAVAEPGIQMKLVRSESGPGEILRNALWHTGNTTRQVKLLWQDPRNVGWKEKTAYRWELIHRPAHGLLRVLFFEDTELVADSGNVYDYELKGGRLGVFCFSQEMVIWSDLVYRCNDYIPKGLLEDGFSAEEYEYEYEEYEEYDDEE, encoded by the exons TTCGTGGACTGCGAGGACATGGGCGTGGACAGGACGGAGATCCCCATCAGAAGCATCCTGGCTGGGCGTGTCAACGCA AGACAGACGCCCTCTTTCAAGTTCCACGTGCAAACAACGCTCCCACAGCTGCTCATGTCTCAAGGCTGCGCCAGAGAATCGTACGAGCGACCCACCACCACGCCTGCGCCCAGGTTAGAACTTCCGGCCTGGGCGTCAAAACGCCGAGTGCGACCGGAAAGGCCCGAACCCGACCGACGTGAGAGACCCACGCCGTCTGGGTACGGAGACAATATGAAGGGGAGACCACAGGGGATTCCTGAGAGTTCTGCGAGTCAGACGCCGGATATGACTGATTTCTCCAGCGTGTTCGGGTCAG GGTCTGACCCCAACACCGTGATGTTAGCAGCGCTGAGGGATCTGACTGCCACCATTCGTCAGCTGAGACAGGATTTCTACGCACAG ACTCGAGAGACCAGGGAACTGAGGCAAACGTTGGCCACATGTGACCTCTGTAAAG GCAAAAAACAGCGCTGCGAATCCAACCCCTGCTTCCAAGGCGTGCGTTGCGTGGATACGGAGGAGGGCTTCCGCTGCGGCGCGTGCCCTCCGGGTTACTATGGCGACGGGGTACGCTGCGAGCGCCACACAACCTGCGCTGACAAACCTTGCTTCCCAG GGGTGGCCTGCCAGGACACAGAACGAGGCTACCGCTGCGGCGCATGCCCGGCCGGCATGACAGGGGACGGAACTCGTGGCGGATGCCGATCGCTGTCTCCGTCATGCGCAGACAACCCCTGCTTTCCTGGCGTGGAGTGCCGCGACACGGCGTCAGGAGCCATCTGCGGGGCCTGCCCCACAGGCTACACAGGAAACGGGACCGTGTGTGAGGACATTGATGAG tgtctgtACAGCCGGCCGTGTGACCGCCTGGCGACCTGTCGGAACCTGAGTCCTGGCTTCACGTGCACGGCCTGTCCTCCGGGCTACACCAGCGAcagggtgcagggggtgggcaTTGAGGAGGCTCAGAGACAGAAGCAG gtgtGCGAGGATATTGACGAGTGTGCAGAAAACAACGGAGGGTGCGTGGAAAACTCCCATTGTCACAATACTCTG gGCTCCTTCAAGTGTGGCGACTGTCTGGATGGCTACCAAGgggaccagaatgggggatgctCCATGCAGGGCAACCTGTGCCCTGACGGCAAGACCAGGTGCTCGGAGCACGCCAAGTGTGTCAGACGTCCAGGACGGAGAGGTTACTCCTGTCAG TGTAACGTGGGGTACGCCGGGGACGGGAAGCTGTGTTACCGTGACACAGACCTGGACGGGATTCCTGACGAGGAGCTGCCCTGTTCGGACAGGAGGTGCAAAAAG GACAATTGTGTACACGTGCCGAACAGCGGACAGGAGGACGCTGACGGTGACGGCATCGGTAATGCCTGTGACGATGACATGGACAATGATGGTATCGTCAATAGCCCT GACAACTGCCCGCTGGTGCCCAACCCCGACCAGATCGACACGGAGGCAGAACCAGACGCACAGGGAGATGCCTGTGACAACTGTCCCACTGTGCCCAACCCGGACCAGACCGACACAGACCACGACG TAGGAGACAACTGTGATCCGGACATAGACAACGATG CCATCCCGAACGAAGAGGACAACTGTGTACGGACGGTGAACCCCGGTCAGAGCGACATTGATGGGGACGGTGTGGGGGATGCCTGTGACAACTGTGTCTACGTTCCCAACGaaaatcag TTTGATTCCGACAACGACTTGGTTGGTGATGTCTGTGACACAAACGATGACAT AGACAAAGATGGCATCCAGAACAATTTTGACAACTGCGAAGTCAAACCAAACCCTGACCAACTGGACACGGACAAAGACGGACAAG GCGATGTCTGTgacgaggacgacgacaacgatggtaTTCCTGATGTTGATGACAACTGCGTCCTGCTTGCTAATCCTGACCAGTTGGACTCTGATG GGGATGGGCGAGGTGACGTATGCCAGGACGACTATGACGGAGACGGCCATGACGACCTGTATGACGTATGTCCTGACAATGGTGAGATTTTCGCCACCGATTTCCGAGCCTTCCAGACGGTGATCCTGGACCCGGAGGGTGACTCGCAGATAGACCCCAACTGGATTGTCCTGAATCAG ggTGCTGAAATTGTGCAAACGATGAACAGTGATCCTGGTATTGCAATCA gCTACAACGCCTTCAGCGGCGTGGACTTCAGCGGCACCTTCTTCATCAACACGGAGGTGGACGACGACTACGCCGGGTTCATCTTCAGCTACCAggactcctcctccttctatgtGGTCATGTGGAAGAAGAACACGCAGACCTACtggcaccccacccccttccgcgcCGTGGCCGAGCCAGGCATCCAGATGAAGCTGGTCCGCTCAGAGTCCGGCCCCGGGGAGATTCTGCGCAACGCCCTCTGGCACACCGGCAACACCACCCGGCAG gtgAAGCTGTTGTGGCAGGACCCCCGCAACGTTGGCTGGAAGGAGAAGACGGCTTACAGATGGGAGCTGATCCACCGCCCTGCCCATGGCCTCCTCAG GGTTCTGTTTTTCGAAGACACGGAACTGGTTGCTGACTCGGGCAACGTGTATGATTATGAGCTGAAAGGGGGGCGACTGGGCGTCTTCTGTTTCTCTCAAGAGATGGTCATCTGGTCTGATCTGGTCTACCGATGCAATG ACTACATCCCCAAAGGACTTCTGGAGGACGGTTTCAGTGCAGAGGAGTACGAGTATGAGTATGAGGAGTACGAGGAGTACGATGATGAAGAGTGA